A genomic stretch from Terriglobus sp. RCC_193 includes:
- a CDS encoding single-stranded DNA-binding protein, with amino-acid sequence MAKGVNKVILLGNVGKDPEIRATPSGMVIAQLTLATADRQKDQAGNWVDKTEWHNLVAFGRTAEIVRDYVKKGKQLYIEGKLQTRSWDDKETNQKKYRTEIIVNDLSLLGGGEGGGGGRSSGGGYSQSSGSNTASFDQRTPQNDYANEGITDDDIPF; translated from the coding sequence ATGGCTAAGGGCGTAAATAAAGTAATTCTGCTGGGCAATGTGGGTAAGGACCCCGAAATCCGGGCGACTCCCAGCGGCATGGTGATTGCGCAACTTACGTTGGCCACTGCCGATCGCCAGAAGGACCAGGCCGGCAACTGGGTGGACAAGACAGAGTGGCACAACCTGGTGGCGTTTGGCCGTACGGCGGAGATTGTCCGCGACTACGTGAAGAAGGGCAAGCAGCTCTACATTGAAGGCAAGCTGCAGACACGTTCGTGGGATGACAAGGAAACGAATCAGAAGAAGTACCGCACGGAGATCATTGTGAACGACCTGTCGCTGCTGGGCGGCGGCGAAGGTGGTGGCGGCGGTCGCAGCAGCGGTGGCGGTTACAGCCAGAGCAGTGGCAGCAATACGGCCAGCTTCGATCAGCGCACGCCACAGAATGACTATGCCAATGAAGGCATCACGGACGACGATATTCCGTTCTAA
- a CDS encoding AI-2E family transporter, with translation MLLGLFWKIRHVLGIVYVSGLLAVVLNPVVMRIGRVRIRGRSMPKPFAVVTLVVGIVLGLFLLCWFGLPPILNDFRNFLTDAPGRLPALLARLQSIPMADKIGLTHVNDRLASTMETFAGYIFNSLPQWAEHLLDILTTTILCVYFILEGQEVYDYFLSLVVPKSRARLANTLLVAEERVSRWLIGQLMLMLLVAIYSIIAFRILNVRYFLLLGVLMGLTNIIPVAGNLVTIILIALIAAADSFTKAGLVILAYLIYIQLENAFLIPRIMRSSVDLMGVTVLIALLMGTAISGIPGALVAVPTAAIIVVFSNEYLVQHQDPNRLSVLD, from the coding sequence GTGCTGTTGGGCCTGTTCTGGAAGATCCGCCACGTCCTGGGCATTGTGTATGTTTCAGGCCTGCTGGCCGTCGTCCTGAATCCGGTTGTGATGAGGATCGGTCGCGTTCGGATCCGGGGGCGCAGTATGCCCAAACCCTTCGCCGTGGTGACTCTGGTGGTGGGGATCGTGCTCGGCCTGTTTCTTCTCTGCTGGTTTGGTCTGCCGCCGATTCTCAATGACTTCCGCAATTTCCTGACCGACGCACCCGGACGCCTGCCCGCTCTGCTGGCGCGCCTGCAGAGCATCCCCATGGCCGACAAGATCGGCCTCACCCACGTAAATGATCGCCTTGCCTCCACCATGGAGACCTTTGCGGGTTACATCTTCAATTCCTTGCCGCAATGGGCCGAACATCTGCTCGACATCCTCACCACAACCATCCTGTGCGTGTACTTCATCCTCGAAGGGCAGGAGGTCTACGACTATTTCCTCTCGCTCGTCGTCCCCAAATCGCGTGCGCGGCTGGCCAACACACTGCTCGTCGCAGAGGAGCGCGTCTCCCGCTGGCTGATCGGCCAGCTCATGCTCATGCTTCTGGTGGCGATCTACAGCATCATCGCCTTCCGTATTCTTAACGTCCGCTACTTTCTCCTGCTGGGCGTCCTCATGGGATTGACCAACATCATTCCCGTCGCGGGCAATCTCGTCACCATCATCCTGATAGCCCTTATTGCCGCGGCCGACTCCTTCACCAAGGCCGGACTCGTCATCCTTGCCTACCTCATCTATATCCAGCTTGAAAATGCCTTCCTGATACCGCGCATTATGCGGTCCAGCGTTGACCTCATGGGGGTCACGGTCCTCATTGCCCTGCTCATGGGCACCGCGATCAGCGGCATCCCCGGCGCTCTGGTCGCCGTACCAACCGCCGCCATCATCGTGGTCTTCTCCAACGAATACCTCGTCCAGCACCAGGACCCCAATCGCCTCTCCGTGCTCGATTAA
- the cyaY gene encoding iron donor protein CyaY, translating to MVDEQTFRRDSDAALEQLKQRLIDGEDLGGYETEENNGVLNVVFDAPKAKFVFTPNTPVRQIWISALSTSFKLDWVDGKFVLPKTGEDLDVLTERLIREHTDDDTFEL from the coding sequence ATGGTGGATGAACAGACTTTTCGACGTGATTCCGATGCAGCTCTCGAACAGCTCAAGCAGCGCCTGATTGATGGCGAAGACCTGGGCGGCTATGAGACGGAAGAAAACAACGGCGTGCTGAACGTGGTGTTCGATGCACCGAAGGCGAAGTTTGTCTTTACGCCGAACACACCGGTGCGGCAGATCTGGATTTCCGCGTTGTCGACCAGTTTCAAGCTGGATTGGGTGGATGGGAAGTTTGTGTTGCCCAAGACAGGCGAGGACCTGGATGTGCTGACGGAACGGTTGATCCGCGAGCATACGGACGACGATACGTTTGAACTGTAA
- the aroE gene encoding shikimate dehydrogenase yields MPAPLITPESLHQRAGRICVAVSGPEMFSLAAATLPDCRFIEFRLDSVPDPASQLPHLRQFLAEHPEATAVATCRRQPYGGGFHGTAQQEIEILAEAASAGCQLVDIETETAEELGTAALEQLRANGAAVILSWHDFQGTPALEPELDRMTPFAPDFRKIVPTATTLTEALQLIDMLKTHGGNGRLIAMSMGFRGTLTRVLGPRFGSLFTFASPEGNAGTAPGQVSLSTLQHLYRAEAITAETSIYAVAGLPITGSLSPRMHNTAFRAAKLDAVYLPLETDALAELLAVVARLNVRGLSITMPLKETILPHLAVSDAAVQQMQTCNTLVKTAEGFAGYNTDVPGIVGPLQRALPLANTKILILGAGGAARAAVFGLRDAGAHIYLLNRTYARAEALAAEAGVHAIRREDLSAHTFDAIINSTPYGMRNQTMEAPIAAEEMRAKVFFDLVYNPVETPLLQLARQNGLHVIPGVEMFVEQGVRQFIHWTGQSAPREAMQQSVLEALA; encoded by the coding sequence ATGCCTGCGCCTCTCATCACACCGGAATCCCTGCATCAGCGCGCCGGACGCATCTGCGTCGCCGTCTCCGGCCCGGAAATGTTTTCGCTCGCCGCGGCAACCCTCCCAGACTGCCGTTTCATTGAATTCCGTCTCGATTCCGTACCTGATCCCGCCTCGCAACTCCCGCATCTGCGCCAGTTTCTTGCAGAACATCCGGAAGCGACCGCCGTGGCCACCTGCCGCCGCCAGCCTTACGGCGGAGGCTTCCACGGCACTGCGCAGCAAGAGATCGAAATCCTCGCAGAAGCCGCCAGCGCAGGCTGCCAGCTCGTCGACATCGAGACAGAAACCGCCGAAGAACTAGGCACCGCCGCGCTTGAGCAGCTCCGAGCCAACGGCGCCGCCGTCATCCTCTCATGGCACGACTTCCAGGGCACGCCCGCGCTCGAACCCGAACTTGATCGCATGACCCCGTTCGCGCCAGACTTCCGCAAGATCGTCCCCACGGCCACCACGCTCACTGAAGCGTTGCAACTCATCGACATGCTCAAAACCCACGGCGGCAACGGTCGACTCATCGCCATGAGCATGGGCTTCCGCGGCACCCTCACCCGCGTCCTCGGCCCGCGCTTCGGCTCGCTCTTCACCTTCGCCTCACCCGAGGGCAACGCAGGCACCGCGCCCGGCCAGGTCAGCCTCTCCACGCTGCAACATCTCTACCGCGCCGAAGCCATCACAGCAGAAACCTCCATCTACGCCGTAGCAGGCCTGCCCATCACCGGCTCGCTCTCGCCGCGTATGCACAACACCGCCTTCCGTGCGGCAAAACTCGACGCCGTCTATCTACCGCTCGAGACCGACGCACTCGCGGAACTCCTCGCAGTAGTCGCTCGCCTCAACGTGCGCGGCCTGAGCATCACCATGCCGCTCAAGGAAACCATCCTGCCGCACCTCGCCGTCAGCGACGCCGCAGTGCAACAGATGCAGACCTGCAACACCCTCGTAAAGACTGCCGAAGGCTTCGCCGGATACAACACCGACGTCCCCGGCATCGTCGGCCCATTGCAACGCGCACTGCCCCTCGCCAACACAAAGATCCTCATCCTCGGCGCAGGTGGAGCAGCACGTGCCGCCGTCTTCGGCCTGCGCGATGCAGGCGCACACATCTACCTGCTCAACCGCACATACGCACGCGCAGAAGCACTCGCAGCCGAGGCCGGTGTGCACGCCATTCGCCGCGAAGACCTCAGCGCACACACCTTCGACGCCATCATCAACAGCACCCCCTACGGCATGCGCAATCAAACGATGGAAGCCCCCATCGCCGCAGAAGAGATGCGCGCCAAAGTCTTCTTCGACCTCGTCTACAACCCCGTCGAAACGCCGCTGCTCCAACTCGCGCGACAGAACGGCCTGCACGTCATCCCAGGCGTGGAGATGTTCGTAGAACAGGGCGTCCGCCAGTTCATACACTGGACCGGCCAATCCGCCCCACGCGAAGCCATGCAACAATCCGTCCTCGAAGCCCTCGCATAA
- a CDS encoding DUF420 domain-containing protein has protein sequence MTANSQTIPEPERLKTPPSIIAAILGVSAAASLFLFWLVYYHAPADTDHTKLLFLPSLNAVFNGLSAIALVIGFVYVKQRKIRQHRAAMFTAFIFSTLFLVSYILNHALHGEYRLPIAHTGLLWNTYWPMLLSHIVLSVVALPMILITFFLSLTQRFPQHRKLARWTFPIWLYVSVTGVLVAVIQAVVHG, from the coding sequence ATGACCGCAAACTCCCAGACCATCCCCGAGCCCGAACGCCTCAAGACGCCGCCCTCCATCATCGCGGCCATCCTTGGCGTCTCCGCCGCGGCAAGCCTCTTCCTCTTCTGGCTGGTCTACTATCACGCCCCCGCCGACACCGACCACACGAAGCTGCTCTTCCTGCCATCACTGAACGCCGTCTTCAACGGCCTGAGCGCCATCGCCCTGGTCATCGGCTTTGTGTACGTCAAGCAGCGCAAGATCAGGCAGCACCGCGCAGCCATGTTCACGGCGTTCATTTTCTCCACGCTGTTCCTGGTCAGCTACATCCTGAACCACGCGCTGCACGGCGAATACCGCCTGCCCATCGCACACACCGGCCTGCTCTGGAACACCTACTGGCCCATGCTGCTGTCGCATATCGTGCTCAGCGTCGTAGCACTGCCCATGATCCTGATCACGTTTTTCCTGTCGCTCACGCAGCGCTTTCCGCAGCACCGTAAACTGGCGCGCTGGACCTTCCCGATCTGGCTCTATGTTTCGGTCACCGGAGTTCTGGTCGCTGTCATTCAGGCGGTCGTTCACGGATGA
- the cyoE gene encoding heme o synthase codes for MVTAASISATQSARRSTLFADYAELVKPRVTLMVMITAAAGFYLGSLRSGISPFNLQFLEAMIGMAVVTAGSGTLNQVIERRTDALMPRTASRPLAAQRISYMHGLILGMLCIVVGSAFLAVTTNLITSMLTLLTAIGYVAIYTPLKRISMIATFVGAFPGALPPLIGWTAARGFIEWPAVALFAILFVWQFPHFEAIGWLYRVDYAKAGIRVTAVAKPGGVATAAQALFYAVVMIPVSLWPVYLGTAGWIYGIVAIVLGLAYLWYTLKFVRITRDLPPAESRKIARDLLKISVIYLPLLLAAMMLNAHGRIFF; via the coding sequence ATGGTCACCGCAGCATCCATATCGGCCACGCAGAGTGCTCGTCGCAGCACCCTCTTCGCCGACTACGCGGAACTGGTAAAACCGCGCGTCACCCTGATGGTGATGATCACAGCGGCGGCAGGCTTCTACCTCGGCTCCCTGCGTTCCGGCATCAGCCCTTTCAACCTGCAATTCCTCGAAGCCATGATCGGTATGGCCGTCGTCACCGCAGGTTCCGGTACGCTGAACCAGGTCATCGAACGCCGCACCGACGCCCTGATGCCGCGCACCGCCAGCCGCCCCCTCGCTGCACAGCGTATCTCGTACATGCACGGCCTCATCCTGGGGATGCTGTGCATCGTGGTCGGCTCGGCATTTCTGGCCGTCACCACCAACCTCATCACCAGCATGCTCACGCTGCTCACGGCCATCGGCTACGTTGCCATCTATACGCCGTTGAAGCGCATCAGCATGATCGCCACCTTCGTCGGCGCATTTCCCGGTGCATTGCCGCCACTCATCGGCTGGACCGCCGCGCGCGGATTCATTGAGTGGCCCGCCGTCGCGCTCTTCGCCATCCTCTTCGTCTGGCAGTTCCCCCACTTTGAAGCCATCGGCTGGCTCTACCGCGTCGACTACGCCAAGGCAGGCATCCGCGTCACCGCCGTCGCCAAGCCCGGTGGTGTAGCCACTGCCGCGCAGGCACTGTTCTATGCGGTCGTAATGATCCCGGTAAGCCTGTGGCCCGTCTATCTCGGCACTGCTGGCTGGATCTACGGCATCGTGGCCATCGTGCTCGGCCTTGCCTATCTCTGGTACACGCTGAAGTTCGTTCGCATCACGCGCGATCTGCCACCAGCGGAATCCCGCAAGATCGCCCGCGACCTGCTCAAGATCAGCGTCATCTACCTGCCGCTCCTGCTGGCCGCCATGATGCTCAATGCGCACGGTCGCATCTTCTTTTAA
- the pgeF gene encoding peptidoglycan editing factor PgeF has protein sequence MTAARKKPAATKKPTAEYLESPEAIAAVDDILGAIGLTHGTRATRRNTWAEGARRPVGKKADAAKKAAVTSKENPKPLFADNLKSAEALVHGFSTRTGGVTRVYRPHLPKNLGDLNLGFTKHDEPEDVRTNRTRFLKSIKADRFHSFGMLHQIHSPIVRTIATSTEATNDFLAPAHHKADALLTDVPGVLLTVQIADCVPVLIFDPKRRAIGAFHAGWRGTLARIVERGIGTMRRQYGSDPADLIAAIGPSIGPASYSVSEDIRYEFSSQFAYSDTLFKDVYDLGPIREKYPNLFLTARAPGHSPLGPLLHLNLWEANRRQLMDAGLQEKNISVLEEDTAADTSRFFSHRAEDGFTGRMMASIGMTK, from the coding sequence GTGACCGCAGCACGCAAGAAACCCGCAGCAACGAAGAAGCCCACCGCCGAGTACCTCGAATCTCCCGAAGCCATCGCCGCAGTCGATGACATCCTCGGCGCCATCGGCCTCACACACGGCACCCGCGCCACGCGCCGCAACACCTGGGCCGAAGGCGCACGCCGCCCTGTGGGCAAAAAGGCAGACGCTGCGAAGAAAGCCGCCGTCACCTCGAAGGAAAATCCCAAGCCCCTCTTCGCCGACAACCTGAAGAGTGCCGAAGCTCTCGTGCACGGCTTCTCCACGCGCACCGGCGGCGTGACCCGTGTCTACCGTCCACACCTCCCCAAGAACCTCGGTGACCTCAACCTCGGCTTCACCAAGCACGATGAGCCCGAAGACGTCCGCACCAATCGCACGCGCTTCCTCAAGAGCATCAAGGCCGACCGCTTCCACAGCTTCGGCATGCTGCACCAGATTCATTCGCCCATCGTGCGCACCATTGCAACATCGACGGAAGCAACGAACGACTTCCTCGCCCCCGCGCACCACAAGGCCGACGCTCTGCTCACCGACGTCCCCGGCGTCCTGCTCACCGTGCAGATCGCCGACTGCGTCCCCGTCCTCATCTTCGACCCGAAGCGCCGCGCCATCGGCGCCTTCCACGCAGGCTGGCGAGGCACCCTCGCACGCATCGTCGAACGCGGCATCGGCACCATGCGTCGCCAGTACGGCAGCGACCCCGCCGACCTCATCGCGGCCATCGGCCCATCCATCGGCCCTGCAAGCTATTCCGTCAGCGAAGACATCCGTTACGAATTCTCATCGCAGTTCGCCTACTCCGACACGCTCTTCAAAGACGTTTACGACCTCGGCCCCATCCGCGAGAAGTACCCCAACCTCTTCCTCACGGCACGCGCCCCCGGCCACTCGCCGCTGGGCCCCCTGCTTCACCTGAACCTGTGGGAAGCCAACCGCCGTCAACTCATGGACGCAGGCCTGCAGGAAAAGAACATCAGCGTACTGGAAGAAGACACTGCAGCAGACACCAGCCGCTTCTTCTCCCATCGCGCAGAAGACGGCTTCACCGGTCGCATGATGGCCTCCATCGGCATGACGAAGTAG